ATGAACAATTGgaacttgaaataaaaaacaataccCTTTACACTAGCAccctaaaaaatgaaatacttaggtataactcttacaaaacatgtacaagatctatatgagaaaactacaaaactctgatgaaagaaatcaaagaactaaatacatggagagatattccatgttcatggataggaggctcaatattgctaaaatgtcagttcttcccaacttgatctgcagatttaatgcaatctcaatcaaaatcccagcaagttattttgtggatagtGACAAACTAATTCCAAAGTTTCTGTGGACAGGCAAGAGATCCAGAATAACCAACACAATAATGATggaggagaacaaagttggatggctgacactacttgacttcaagacttcCTATCAAACTACAGCAATCAatgacaaatagatcaatggaacagaatcaagagctcagaaacagacccacacaaacataatcaactgatctttgacaaaggagcaaggcaactcaatggagaaaggataacctcttcaacaaatggtgctggaacaactggacagccacgtgcaaaaaaatgaatctagacacagaccttacatgcttcacaaaaattaactcaaaatggattatagacctaaatgcaaaacacaaaactataaaattcctaaaacatgacataggagaaaacctacatgactttggatttggtgatgactttttagatacattGGACTCCATTAAAATCAAAACCTTCTGCACTGCAATAGACACGGTCAAGAGAATAGGAAAGACAAGAcaggaactgggagaaaatatttgcaaaagttaATAAATCCATTTCTCACAGAGGCACAGATTTTGCAATTCTAAAACGACTTTATTTGTCCTAGCATTGAACAAGTAAGTAAACATGTTGTGAATAGAGAAACTCCTGTTAGAGAAAGCAGCTCTAAATAAGGAAGGGGGGAAGGTTAAAATGAACCCCGTGGTGTTGGATCAGAATTGGAGGTGTCAGTGTGAACTcatcatgagtgtgtgtgtgagtgcatgcgTGTGTCTCTATTTCCCAATTTTGACTGCTAATAAGATTCTCTGAGAAGGACGCAATATCGCTTCTgtgatattcttgccaaaaatgcatagcCTCGATCTggtcatgagaaaacatcagaccaACCCAAActggacattttacaaaaatttgaGCAGGGCTCTTCAAAAGTTTCAAGGTCACGAAAAGCAGACAGACTAAGGAGCTGTGATGGATTGGAAGAGACAAAGGAGACGTGAAAACTACATGCACTgtggatcctggaccagaaaaaagacattaatagGAAAACTGGTGATGCTCAAGTAAGTTCTGCAGCTTAGTTAATTATGTGCATTTCCTGCTTTCCGTAACTGGACCACGGCTGTATGTAGGATGTTAACATTCAGGGAAGCTGGGTGAGAGGTATGCAACTTTTCAATAAGTGTAAGTGTCTTTCAGAATAAGAAGTTTTtccaaacaaaaacagaatgagTAATTTTTTCtcacaaaggaaaaattaagaagcAGAGGGTAGTAGAAAAATTTCCACCATAATCCTGAAACTAAAAGCAACCGCTGCCCATAGGCTGACTCTTTTAATTATTaacaatttaaaacttctgaGCACCAACTTTGCTCAGCGTGCCTCCCTTCGTGCTCGTCCATCGTATGTCAAATTGCAACCCTCCCTTCACCCACTCATAGTCCTGCTGCGCCCCATCCATCTCTGGCGCTTCCTCCCCAGCGCAGTGTCACCATCTGACATACTATATAATCTACTGATCGTGTCTTTTGTCTCCTGTCTGCCTCTCCACTAAAATGCAAGCCCCACGAGAGTGGAGATTTTGTTTCATTCGTGGATGTATTCCAAATGCTTAAATTAGTCCTTGGATGAAGGAGCCCAGACAAGAGACCAAATCATGGACTTTGAATTCTTgggaaaaaatcctgaaaagatGGGAAAAGGAGAGGCAATGTGTGATGTCACCAGAGTCCTTGAGTATTGAGACCTGGACGCGATACCAGGGGCCACCAGGATAtatgggaggtggggagggggtagTCTGCCTATTGTAGAAACGACAGAGTTCCAAACACTGAGGGGCTTAAAAGAAGGTGAAGCTGTAGCCCATCACCTCTGAACCGTGACTTAAACCTGAAACAAACAGCTACGAGTGAAAATCCGACATTACAGAGAGCGAAGGAGATTGACAGAGATCCCTGGAGGTTGTGTTGGCTGGCTGGGGCCTTGCACCAGGtacaaagtaccacacactgaATGGCggaaacagcagaaatttattgtctcacatttctggaggcagaGATCAAGGGCCCGGCAGTGCTGGTTCCTGCTGAGGGCTGTGAGGACgactctgttccaggcctctcccagCGCTTCCGGGCTGTCCTGGCCATCTTCAGCATTCCTCAGCTTGCATCCCTCCCGtttctgccttcattttcacatggccttctccctgtgtgtgtctctgggtCCAAAtatcccctttttataaggactccTGTCATTTTGGATTTGGGCCCATCCTAATAACCTTAACTAACCACTTCcacaaagaccctgtttccaaaccAGCTCAGCTTCTGAGGGACTAGAagtcaggacttcaacataggaattttgcaGGGGACAAAATCCAACCCGTAACAGGGGTCCAGCCCTTGACATAAATTGTATTTTCAAGGTGAAAGCGCCTGGATGGCTGTTAGCACAGGTTAGATTATGCTACAGTCGCTACCAACCTCAGTGACaggcagcttaaaacaaccaaagtttatttcttgctcacactGAGTCCACTGAGGGTCTGCAGGACTCTCAGGACAGCTGCGCTCCACGCCAGGACACAGGGGTCCAAGCTGCTTCCATCTTCCGGTTCCTCACGAGGGGCGGAGAAAGGCTGGGGCACTGCACGTGGTTTGCACCTTGTTTTAGCCTGGAAGTGACCCTCAGCACCAATGCTCACGTATTGCCAGCCAGCACCAGTCTCCTGGGCCTGCACCCCTATAAGGGGGCCTGGAGAAGGTGGGGCGCAGATGGAATGTTTGTGAATGTCACAGCCTCTGCCATGCTGACTTTTGGGGGGCTGGTGTCAGTAGTGTTTCCTTAAGGCCGTGTTTCCTTAGAGCGTTGGCAACATTGACTTAAATCCTTAGCATATATCAAAGGACAGGAAATAAGCTATTTGCTTTAGAAATTACAGCAGGAGTCACTGTGTCCATGAAGactggagaagaaagaacaatagTGCCAGGGAGCCTTAATTGGCTCCGTCTCCAAACAGGTGAGGACTGGGGATGAGGGGAAGGCTGTACTTTGGACGGAAATTCCAGAACAGTCTCTGGCttttcccagaaggagaggaggaagagaagaagaaagaggagctaTAAGAGAATGTAGGGGCGTCTGCCCCATTGCACCCTTTCCCTGCTGGGGTCCGCAGGGGCAGGGCACGTCTTATCACCTCCTGAAAGGCTCCCATGGGACCTGGCACTTTGTAGAGCCTTGCGTGTACTTCCTGGGAATGAATGattgagtgaacgaatgaataaCACTAAATGCACTGTTTCCAGTTCCCAAATGCCATGtcgagcagaaggaaggagagatcCTCACTCAGTCAAGGTCCCACTGGCCGTGCAAACGAGTCCACAGCCAGCAGTGGCAGATGCCCCGCCCTCTCCCGGAAGTGGTCGCAGGGAGGTGACCGGTACTCATGCCCGGAGCCTGTTATGGGAGTTTACTCAGTCAGGAGTGAGGCCTGTGGTAAAGGTTAcgaaataatctaaaattttgGCATCAGCTAGCGGCACGTAAGGTTTTTCCCTTTTCAGCTCTGTCCTGCCAGTTGATGAGGGGAAGAAAAGGGGATTACCCTGGGGCGTGGGCATGCCAAACTGTGAGTCCATGCACTGGCCGCACCCCCATGCCATGCCCCTGCCCTGCCAACCCCCCAGCTCCCAGAGGGAGTGGCTATTTAAGGGGAACTGGAGTTCAGAATACACAAGGCAGTCGCTTGGAAGTATCAACTCTCACGTCCTCTGAGaggtaaatacccagaaatgagtGCTCCGGGGGGGAGTGTAAGATTTCCTGCTCATTGGCTGCCTTTGAGAGTGtctgggttgtgtgtgtgtgtgtgtgtgcatgtatgtgtgcatgcatatgtagGCGTACGTGAGCAGGAGCACGCATGCACATGATTTGATGTGTACAAGAGGGTATGCGTGCACAAGTGTGTTGTGCAGCTGTGTGAGTGTATCGTACAAAAGGATGTCTGCATTAGTGCATGAGCTCaagagtatgtgtatgtgtgcatatgtgtgtaaatgtgtacatgtttgtgcatgtgtatatcTGTAAGGGGTGGGACAGTCTTACAAAGAGAGGGTGCTGCTTTCATTCTGGAGAAAAATATTGGGGACTGGATCCATAGATGAAATTCCCAAGCCTTGACTCCAGTGTGGGGACAAGTAAGATATGCCTAATGGGGGACACACAACCTATGACGTTGGGAATCTCCCAGTTCGTTGGGACCTTCCAGGAACTCTCAGTCCCCTGAGGGCAGAGGTCTCACTAGTGTATCAGGTGGGGGTAGCGATAGGTCTGAATCCTGCACGTGTGTGAAAATGTTCATtcagcagagctgggaggggtCAGGAAGTCATGCATGTGCACACTTCTTGTGTACCCTGTGTGTGACGAAAGTAGTCACTCTGGCCCCCGCCTGGGATGGAGGAGCATGTCTGAACATTGCCTTGAAGAGTCCCTTCTCTGGGGTTGTCGAGGGTGAGCAGGAGAGCAAGGGACCAGGACAGAAGCTGGCACCACCTGGGAGAAGAGTCTAGGCAATCCATCTGCCTTTCTCCCACACAGAGCTGTCGACATGAAGACCCTCCTGCTGTTGGCGGTGATCATGGCCTTTGGTAAGAGATGACCCTGACCTCTGGCCACAAAGGGGCAGCCCAGGGAGGGAAGCCCTCCTGTTTCCGTTCCCATTGCAGGAGACTCTCTCTCAGTAGGAAGAAGGAGAGGCTGAGAGGGAGGACACAGTGCCTTAGGCCCCATCACCACGTGATTTCCTTCTAGGCTTGCTGCAGGTCCAGGGGCATTTGCTGGATTTCCGGAAAATGATCCGGTTGATGACAGGAAAGGAAGCTACATCCAGTTATGGCTTCTACGGTTGCCACTGTGGTGTGGGCGGCAAAGGATCCCCCAAGGATGCAACAGATCGGTGAGGCCACCCcagccctcccttccctctgcccactTGTGGCCCGGGCAGGGCCGGGAGCTGCAACGGTAGGACTGGTGCCCCATGGGCACAGGACCCCAGGAGGGCCTGGCTGGACAAGCAGCCAGCATGTTAGAAACTCTGCTCTCGACTATCCCAAAGTCACTGGGTCTCTGCCCAGGGTCAAGGGGGTGAGACCATGCACCAGGCTCCCTGGAGCTGTGACAGGGCAGCCCCAATAGGATGTTCTCGTCACAGGTGCTGCGTTGCCCATGACTGTTGCTACTATCGTCTGCAGAAACGTGGGTGTGGCACCAAACTTCTGAACTACAAATTTTCTTACCGCGGGGGCAAGATCATCTGCGGTAAGAAAGAGTTCTGCACCTCCACCCAGTCTCCTTCATTCGTGTCGCTGAGTCTccactgtgctgggcaccatgCTGGGCACCAGAGACAGAGTTCCAAAGGGACAGAGTTCCTGCCCCTAGGAGCTCACAGTTGAGTGGgaagtaaagaaaatgaaaacacagcatgaTAGACTCCAATAGGAAGTAAGCAAACTGGCGGAGCCTGGACACAGGCTGAGGTTCGAGGAAGGCTCCAGAAACTGGTGACATCCAAGCTGAGTCCTAAAGGCTGTGCAGGAGTCAGGGAAGAGGAGGATTTGGGGCAATCCAACAAGAGGTCACAGCAGGGTCAAAGGGACCAGAGGGAGTTGTCACAATTCTGTGCTACTGAAGGGAAAtgtgaggaggaggagtggggagggaggaagctggagagaTAGGAAGGGGCTAGACCAAGCCCCGAGGCCatattgtatttaaattttgTCACAAAGCAGTAGGGAGCTCTTAAGTAAAGGAGTGACAGGACCAGATTTGCATTTTGGAGGACTCTCTCTGGCTGAAGGGTGGATCCAGACAGGATGAAAGGGGGACCCAGTGAGAAGACCATCGGCATAAGGCAGACAAGAGAAAGAGCCTAACGTGTGACAGTAGTGGTCAGGATGGAAGGGTGGAGAGTCACATTAAGATGCATCTGAGGTAGAATCAGCTGGGCTTGATGACCGGGGATAAGCAGCTGTTGAGAGGGTACATGAGGTATGGATGGAAAACTGAGGTACAGATCACAGGAGGGGGGTCTggtgggtgaggggagaggagttCCATTTAGAACACGTTGAGTTTAGGAGGCTTCCAGAAGCCCCAGGGAGATGTGCAGGCCGCTGGATGTAGAAACTCACGGCTCCAGAGAGGGATCAGATCAAGACCAGGGGCACAGATTCAGGAGTCAGCAGCAGAGAGCTGAGAGTTGGTTGTGCTCACCCATCTGATGTTTAAAGGcccagaaagaagacagaggagggatagtcagagagagagagctggagaaCTGAGAGAGAAGGTCAAGGAAGGCAAGGAGCAGATGATTCACAGCAGCCAATTCAACAGCGGAGTCCTCTGGGATAAGGGTTAACAAGGCTCCTTGGGTTTGGAGGCAGGAAAACCATTGAAGACCTCGGGGGGAGCCGTTTCCATGCAGTGGTGAGGGCAAAACCAGATTAGAGTGGATTGGGGAGCGAGTGGGAAGCGGGAAGTGAAGCAGAGGCAGTAAGTATAGACAACTTTCTGGAGAAAGCTTGACTCTGAAGGGGAGGAGTAGGGAGGGCAGATTGGTAGCTGGAAGGGTTTGCTCAGTGCCCCTAGACAGCAGATCCACTGGTGAGATTTTGAGAAAGCATAAGCTCTCGTCCCACAGCCTGAGTTCTTTAAGATCAGAAATTATGTCTCCCCATCATGACCTCTCCACGGGGTCATGTATCCTTGGAGGCCTTTGAGTTGCAAGCAACAAGATGCCCAACTCAAGGAGCCTTGGATAATGGGGAAGTCTGACTCTCATAGAACAGAAGCCTGGAAGAGGGCAGTGCCAGGGCTGGGACAGCCTCTCAACTGTGTCGTCAAACACCCAGCCTCTTCCCaaccttctgctctgccgtgttggCCATGTGATGCCAAGACACACGATGTAGCTCCAAGTATCATGGCCTCATCGTACCAAAGAGGCTTTCCCCTTGCACATCTCTTTTTGAGGGAGGAAATGAATGCTCCCGGAAGGCCCCCTCAGACTTCCTCTTTTGGATCATCGGCCAAGGCAAGGTCACGTGCAACCCAGAGGCCAGTCActgcaaaggaagaaaggatgacCATCCTGGACACATCCGTTagcaagaagaaagagacaacGGCTGTCGGGAAAGCCTTTAACGGAGTCTACCAGTGCTTGGCTACTGGTGTCCCCATCAGACTGAGTGttagcttcctgagggcaggaattCTGTCTCCCCGTCAGTCAGAAATATCTGGAGCATAGGTGCTTGTCTCAGACTAGAAGTTTCTGGAGGAGAGGGGCTGTGTCTTCTCCCCCAGGGTTCCCACAAGAAGCTGTAGAATATTAACAAACCCTCTTCTGGTGTTCGTTTTCTTATGATTTCAGCAAAACAGGACTCCTGTAGGAGTGAATTGTGTCAATGTGACAAAACAGCCGCCTCGTGTTTTGCAAGAAACCGGAAGACCTACAGTAAAAAGTATCAATACTACAACAACAAGTCATGCAGAGGGAAGACCCCCCGGTGCTGACAGCCCCCGACCCTGGGAGCCTCGCCGCCCAATGCTGTATCCTTCTCCAGCACCCCGCTCCCTGCCCGATCCAAGTTCCCTGGCCATGAAGGAACCACCATCTCCCATCCTAGAGACAAGCCAGGAGCCCTCCCATCCCCAGACAGAAGTCTTCTATCCAGAACAAGGAGCCTaaagcctggcccttctcccATCCGTGCCTGGCCCTttccctctgctccctcagcATTTCCGCTCTCCTCCAAGTCCAGCTTCCTGCTCCATAGTAGTAGCTACACTCCCGGGAGGCTCTTCTGAATAAAGCAATTCATTGGCAaactgtgtgtgggtgtgggtgtgtgtgtgtgtgtgcgcgcgctgCCCCAGGCACTGTTAGTGTGAAAACAAACTGGTACAAGGCCATATGGTGTAAGGGGTTAAAAtccagactctggagtcagaccagCTGAgtcaaccccccccccccgccacatcACCTCCCTAAGCCTTAGTTCTCTCATCCAAACGGAGATAACGTGGGTACCAACTGCATGGGCTTGTTGGAGAATTCAAAGAGAGAAGGAATGTCAAGCACTGGGTCTGGCAGGTCTGCATCTGTCATCCTTATTACACGTGGAAGCCAGCCGTCCGCCTCTCCTTCCCTGGGCAAGGGCAGCTCCTGCTGGCCTGTTGGGGGGAAAACAGGAAGAACGTTGGTCTTGATGTCCTGGGGAGCTATCATCCACATCTTCTGCGTGGCACGTTTGTCTCCTGTCTTGCCACTTGGTGAAAGTGGGTTCGCATAATGCTGGGCACCAGCAGTGCCCTCAGAGCACtatcccctcccccagggccagcTTCCTGGGCATGTGACCCGTGCAGAGTCCTGCAGGGCCTCACGCTCGGAAGGATGCCGCATCTGGTTTAATGCTCTGCCCCAGccatctcaaaattcttaataAGATGGAATCCCACTTTTTATTTGCGCTGGggcccacaaattatgtagctggttcTACCCTCACCTGAATGCTATTTCCCCTCCTGTCATCCAGGGTTCCGTGGGGATATTTCCACCTGGACCAGCTACAGCCCCACCTGATTCTTCACTACCCATCATCAGGGGTGCTGGGTGTGGACGTCTGCACAAGGCACCTTGCTTAGGGGCGCAGGTGGGAGCTGAACTTTAGTCCATGCACGGCTCAGCAAGCTCTGTGTTCACCCAGAGGCGATGGCTTTCTGTAAGTCATCCTGCCAGAAGGAGTGCCTTTCTCTAATTCTGCACAAAGATGCTTCATTTGCTGGCAGTAGCCCTGATCACGTTTACTGTCActcacaataaaagaaatgaaaatttaaactcCCCTGAGATACCATTTTTATCTGTAAGAATAGATCAAACTCCAAAAGTGTGACAACGAGCTCTAGCGGCCAGGCCGCATGGGGAAACCGTCACTGTCATAGGTAGCTGGCAGGAGGCCAGAAGGCCCACAGGGGGCAAACAGGCAACAGCTACCAAAATTATAAACGCCTTTCTCCTTTGGCTCAATGACCGCACTTCTGGAAATTTACCctatgcgtgcacacacacacacaagcacatgcacaGTGAATCGTGAGCAAGTTTTTCCTTGCCACATTGTTCTGAATTGGGTTGGAAATAATCCCAATGTCCATGTAGAGAGGACTAGTTAGAGAAACAATGATACCACCTCAAGATGAGACATG
The genomic region above belongs to Equus caballus isolate H_3958 breed thoroughbred chromosome 2, TB-T2T, whole genome shotgun sequence and contains:
- the PLA2G2A gene encoding phospholipase A2, membrane associated isoform X1, with the protein product MALDPALPRQSISASSWSSSRRKTPATTYWAPTMCQTLSTVSLNPPATLAENTIKTLDHAFAHFFCLLISLVLPRMALQGVLCPVSWKLAVDMKTLLLLAVIMAFGLLQVQGHLLDFRKMIRLMTGKEATSSYGFYGCHCGVGGKGSPKDATDRCCVAHDCCYYRLQKRGCGTKLLNYKFSYRGGKIICAKQDSCRSELCQCDKTAASCFARNRKTYSKKYQYYNNKSCRGKTPRC
- the PLA2G2A gene encoding phospholipase A2, membrane associated precursor (The RefSeq protein has 1 substitution compared to this genomic sequence); the protein is MKTLLLLAVIMAFGLLQVQGHLLDFRKMIRLMTGKEATSSYGFYGCHCGVGGKGSPKDATDWCCVAHDCCYYRLQKRGCGTKLLNYKFSYRGGKIICAKQDSCRSELCQCDKTAASCFARNRKTYSKKYQYYNNKSCRGKTPRC
- the PLA2G2A gene encoding phospholipase A2, membrane associated isoform X2 produces the protein MKTLLLLAVIMAFGLLQVQGHLLDFRKMIRLMTGKEATSSYGFYGCHCGVGGKGSPKDATDRCCVAHDCCYYRLQKRGCGTKLLNYKFSYRGGKIICAKQDSCRSELCQCDKTAASCFARNRKTYSKKYQYYNNKSCRGKTPRC